A part of Limihaloglobus sulfuriphilus genomic DNA contains:
- a CDS encoding TRAP transporter substrate-binding protein produces MKQIKTQLALMIILVILASVFFHFNYSKDSSATKILRIAHPLSDTHPLQKSLEYFARIVEQNSQHELTVEIYPNGQLGSDYQTIEQLQYGIIPMTIVSCGPLESFIPQMQIFGVPYLFRSREHMFKALSGPVGRELLETGLERGLKGLCFFDAGARSFYTSKTPIRSIDDLDGLKIRVMKTSMSIKSVQAMGGSPAPIDYGELYTALQQGVVDGAENNPPSFYTSMHYEICKYYTLDEHFRIPDILLISKLRWNRLSQEEQKIIADAAQQCSAYQQKVWAEFEEFSMEKLKSSGVEIISVNKMPFVQRVQPIWNQFTGTEIGTWVHRIQEIQ; encoded by the coding sequence ATGAAACAAATTAAAACACAATTAGCACTTATGATAATCCTGGTCATTCTGGCTTCGGTTTTTTTTCATTTTAACTATTCAAAAGACAGTTCTGCCACGAAAATCCTGCGAATTGCACATCCGCTCAGTGACACACATCCTCTACAAAAGTCACTCGAATATTTTGCCCGGATTGTCGAACAAAACTCTCAGCATGAACTGACCGTCGAGATTTATCCCAATGGTCAACTTGGCTCAGACTACCAAACCATTGAACAACTCCAATATGGAATTATCCCAATGACCATTGTCTCATGCGGCCCGCTTGAAAGCTTTATCCCCCAGATGCAGATTTTTGGAGTTCCCTACCTGTTTCGAAGCAGAGAACACATGTTTAAAGCCCTAAGTGGACCGGTAGGCAGGGAACTCCTGGAAACGGGTCTGGAACGAGGGCTCAAAGGCCTGTGTTTTTTTGATGCCGGCGCGAGAAGCTTTTATACGTCTAAAACCCCTATTCGGTCTATTGATGACCTGGATGGATTAAAGATCCGGGTCATGAAAACCAGCATGTCCATTAAATCGGTGCAGGCCATGGGGGGCTCACCCGCTCCCATTGATTACGGTGAACTCTATACGGCCCTTCAACAGGGTGTTGTGGACGGAGCGGAAAACAACCCTCCCAGCTTTTACACATCCATGCATTATGAAATCTGCAAGTATTACACTCTTGATGAACACTTTCGTATCCCAGACATTTTACTAATAAGTAAACTGCGATGGAACCGTCTTTCGCAAGAAGAGCAAAAAATCATTGCAGACGCTGCACAGCAATGTTCGGCTTATCAGCAAAAAGTATGGGCCGAGTTTGAAGAATTTTCGATGGAAAAACTGAAATCCAGCGGAGTGGAGATCATATCGGTCAACAAAATGCCATTTGTGCAGCGTGTACAACCAATATGGAACCAGTTTACAGGGACGGAGATCGGAACATGGGTTCATCGTATTCAGGAGATTCAATGA
- a CDS encoding TRAP transporter small permease, with protein MMELLKSLKKMLDLTLDIVCGLLMAMLLVVVLWQVASRYAIKTPSPWTEELAGFLMIWLSLIGACAAFRRHAHLGIDFLTAKFDSSRKQFLLKSIAALCCALFSLLVLLAGGTELVWKTFLTNQTSATLGIKTGYVYLAVPISGFCITIYSLQDMFTFTAKYSEHLKTIRAGQ; from the coding sequence ATGATGGAACTGCTTAAGTCTCTAAAGAAAATGCTGGATTTGACATTGGATATTGTTTGCGGACTGTTAATGGCAATGTTATTGGTTGTTGTACTCTGGCAGGTCGCAAGTCGATACGCCATTAAAACCCCCAGCCCCTGGACCGAAGAACTTGCGGGTTTCTTAATGATCTGGCTTTCATTGATTGGCGCTTGTGCCGCTTTTCGAAGGCATGCTCATTTGGGCATCGATTTTCTGACGGCAAAATTTGATAGCAGCCGCAAACAGTTCCTGTTAAAATCCATTGCCGCTTTATGTTGCGCATTATTCAGTCTCCTTGTATTATTGGCAGGCGGAACGGAGCTTGTCTGGAAAACATTTCTCACCAATCAGACTTCGGCGACCCTCGGCATCAAAACCGGATATGTCTACCTGGCAGTACCAATCAGCGGTTTTTGCATAACAATCTACAGTTTACAGGACATGTTTACCTTTACAGCAAAATATAGTGAACACTTAAAAACAATAAGGGCAGGACAATGA